A region from the Vicia villosa cultivar HV-30 ecotype Madison, WI linkage group LG3, Vvil1.0, whole genome shotgun sequence genome encodes:
- the LOC131661075 gene encoding filament-like plant protein 3: MERRSWIWHSKSSGETESSESMSSHSERLSDDQVHATRTAPSPEVASKAASNEDVVSDVHTLTEKLSAALLDVSSKEDLIKQNAKVAEEAVSGWEKAENEVLTLKQELDAAKQKNVVLEDRVSQLNGELKDCMRQLREAQEEQDKKIHEAVANNSWNQESGRPDLEWKVAELEAQLQTAKENAAASVNSGLLQRLEDVERENSCLKIELQSRLEELEFKTIERDLSIQSAETASKQHLESLKKVAKLDTECRRLNAMARKTLSVNDYKSLTHSSVCAESFTDSMSDSGERLVESDIHKFGGWEINENTAAQNHIGLSTQNDLMDDFLEMERLAALPDTESVSSFFVVGNGTDTVNAEVEALVEKNSTLEKKLLKMEADKLELEMDLNECQKQLEVSQSRVKEAELEVIELQTQLDLASKSNEEAYDELNAARTKNEKAESKLRATQNEAEELISKICSLEEEIEKEQALSAENLAKCEKLEDELSRMKQENQFQQHTEILHREGVDSKLMFNQEKELELAASRFSECRKTIESLGEKLKSLAKLEDFLLDSEDTMELTSEVTPAGPKNNSEELKLHNSDLSSPKIDSELSDSPNPSISFGKSHFSFRMFYPTSA, translated from the exons ATGGAAAGAAGGAGTTGGATATGGCACAGTAAAAGTTCTGGTGAAACTGAGAGTTCTGAATCAATGTCATCTCATTCTGAAAGATTATCTGATGACCAG GTACATGCTACTCGAACTGCTCCGTCTCCGGAAGTTGCGTCCAAGGCTGCCTCAAACGAAGATGTTGTTAGTGATGTGCATACTCTAACAGAAAAGTTGTCTGCTGCTCTCTTAGATGTTAGCTCCAAAGAAGATTTGATAAAGCAAAATGCTAAAGTTGCTGAAGAAGCTGTCTCAG GCTGGGAGAAGGCTGAAAATGAAGTATTGACTTTAAAGCAAGAACTTGATGCTGCAAAACAAAAGAATGTTGTTCTTGAAGACCGAGTTAGTCAGCTTAACGGGGAACTAAAGGATTGTATGAGGCAGCTCCGAGAAGCTCAAGAAGAGCAAGATAAAAAGATCCATGAAGCTGTTGCAAATAACTCTTGGAATCAGGAATCCGGAAGACCTGATCTTGAGTGGAAAGTTGCTGAGCTTGAGGCTCAACTTCAAACAGCTAAAGAAAATGCTGCTGCATCAGTAAATTCTGGTCTTCTACAGAGGCTTGAGGACGTGGAGAGGGAGAATTCATGTCTTAAAATTGAACTGCAATCTCGACTCGAGGAACTAGAATTCAAAACCATTGAAAGGGATTTGAGTATCCAATCTGCCGAAACAGCGAGCAAGCAACATTTGGAGAGTTTAAAGAAGGTGGCTAAACTTGACACTGAATGCCGGAGATTGAATGCCATGGCTCGTAAAACGTTATCTGTTAACGATTACAAGTCTTTGACTCACTCTTCAGTTTGCGCAGAGTCTTTCACAGATAGCATGTCAGATAGTGGAGAGAGGCTAGTTGAAAGTGATATACACAAATTTGGAGGCTGGGAGATAAATGAAAACACCGCTGCTCAAAATCATATAGGCCTTTCAACTCAGAATGATCTGATGGATGATTTTCTTGAAATGGAAAGGCTTGCTGCATTGCCAGATACAGAAAGTGTAAGCAGTTTCTTTGTGGTAGGTAATGGAACAGACACAGTGAATGCTGAAGTGGAAGCATTGGTTGAAAAGAATTCTACATTGGAAAAGAAGCTGCTGAAAATGGAGGCAGATAAACTTGAGCTAGAGATGGACTTAAACGAATGCCAAAAACAGCTGGAGGTATCACAAAGTCGGGTAAAGGAAGCAGAGTTGGAGGTAATAGAGCTTCAAACTCAGTTAGATCTTGCAAGTAAATCAAATGAAGAAGCATACGATGAACTAAATGCAGCCCgaacaaaaaatgaaaaagctGAATCAAAACTTAGAGCAACCCAAAATGAGGCAGAAGAATTGATCTCAAAAATCTGTTCACTGGAGGAAGAGATTGAGAAAGAGCAGGCTTTGTCTGCTGAGAATTTGGCCAAGTGTGAAAAGTTGGAAGACGAGCTTTCGAGAATGAAACAAGAAAATCAATTCCAGCAACACACTGAAATACTGCATAGGGAAGGGGTTGATAGCAAGTTAATGTTCAATCAG GAGAAGGAATTAGAATTGGCTGCTAGTAGATTTTCCGAGTGCCGGAAAACCATTGAATCTCTGGGAGAGAAGTTGAAGTCCCTTGCAAAATTGGAAGACTTCCTACTTGATTCAGAGGACACTATGGAGTTAACTAGTGAAGTAACACCAGCAGGTCCCAAAAATAACAGTGAGGAGTTGAAATTACATAATAGTGATTTGAGTTCGCCAAAAATAGATTCTGAATTATCAGATTCTCCAAATCCATCTATTAGCTTTGGAAAAAGCCACTTTAGTTTTCGTATGTTCTATCCTACAAGTGCTTGA
- the LOC131661076 gene encoding fatty acid amide hydrolase-like, translated as MGLFKRNSVVYPPADDVDLSPYSTEFYIQANVKAPRMTGILVKIFTYLLEFPLLGTMILYILKGNNLIHELITNAEFEESPLYVPLHQFEDIEEKEVKCIDSCLSPPEKVQHAIDCLPISLERKPSFCRWTIMDYYKAYRSGDITPRLVAERFVAAIDESVKPPFQMGFFIDYNVDDILRQATESTLRYQRGEPISVLDGVPVAIKDEIDCLPYPTTGGTKWMHKERPCKDDAYCVKRLRQCGAILVGKSNMHELGSGTSGINPHYGPTRNPYDCEKIAGGSSGGSASLVSAGLCPVALGVDGGGSVRMPAALCGVVGLKPTFSRIPHDGVLPINWTVGMVGILASTVEDAMIVYAALSGEIPMHQPPSVSTKINLPRLSLTKSISSIRLAKYGKWFDDCSNDVKVCCSLALLKLQDHYNWKIIDVTIPDIEMMRLAHYITIGSECSTALDSYKAKNFAELGWDVRVAQSIYGAFSGIEYVKAQKIRNRQLQFHKKIFAEADVIVSPTTGVTAYPIQDDALKTGELDYINGAALVRYSIAGNFLGLPAITVPVGYDKLGLPIGLQFIGRPWSEATLIHLAFAMQAIYMSDYRKPEYYYDMLRR; from the exons ATGGGCTTGTTCAAACGTAATTCTGTTGTTTACCCGCCTGCAGATGATGTTGACTTGAGCCCTTACAGCACTGAATTCTACATTCAAGCAAATGTCAAAG CTCCTCGTATGACAGGAATTTTAGTCAAgatttttacttatttattgGAATTTCCTTTGCTTGGAACCATGATATTGTACATTTTGAAAGGAAACAATCTTATTCATGAG CTTATTACAAATGCAGAATTTGAAGAGTCACCTCTGTATGTTCCATTACATCAATTTGAAG ATATTGAAGAAAAAGAAGTGAAATGCATTGATTCTTGTTTGTCTCCACCTGAGAAAGTTCAACATGCAATAGATTGTTTGCCTATATCTTTAGAAAGAAAACCTTCATTCTGTCGCTGGACAATAATGGATTATTATAAAGCTTACAGATCAGGCGATATAACACCGCGATTG GTTGCTGAAAGATTTGTTGCTGCTATTGATGAATCCGTAAAACCACCATTTCAAATGGGATTCTTTATTGACTATAATGTTGATGATATACTAAGACAAGCAACTGAATCAACTCTTCGGTATCAAAGAG GGGAACCAATATCGGTGCTAGACGGAGTACCTGTTGCAATAAAGGACGAGATAGATTGTTTACCATATCCAACAACAG GAGGTACAAAGTGGATGCATAAGGAAAGGCCTTGTAAAGACGATGCTTACTGTGTTAAGCGTTTAAGGCAATGCGGTGCCATACTTGTTGGGAAATCCAATATGCATGAACTGGGGTCTGGAACTAGTGGGATAAACCCACACTATGG GCCTACTAGAAATCCATATGATTGCGAAAAGATTGCAGGAGGTTCTTCTGGTGGATCTGCGTCTTTGGTGTCAGCAGGACTATGCCCTGTTGCTCTTGGTGTTGATGGAGGAG GATCTGTAAGGATGCCTGCTGCTCTTTGTGGTGTTGTTGGTCTGAAACCAACTTTCTCACGTATACCACATGACGG AGTTCTTCCTATAAACTGGACAGTTGGAATGGTCGGAATACTAGCAAGCACTGTCGAGGATGCGATGATTGT TTATGCAGCTCTCAGTGGCGAAATTCCAATGCATCAGCCCCCCAGTGTATCT ACCAAGATAAATCTTCCAAGGCTTAGCTTGACAAAGTCCATATCATCCATCAGGTTGGCGAAATACGGAAAG TGGTTTGATGATTGCAGTAATGATGTCAAAGTATGCTGCTCCCTAGCTTtgctaaagcttcaagatcattaCAATTGGAAG ATTATAGATGTCACGATACCAGATATAGAAATGATGCGCCTGGCTCATTATATAACAATTGGATCGGAGTGTTCCACAGCGCTTGATTCTTATAAAGCAAA gaattttgcagaattaggatgGGATGTAAGGGTGGCACAAAGCATCTATGGTGCTTTCAGCGGCATCGAGTATGTTAAAGCTCAAAAAATTAG GAACCGCCAACTGCAGTTTCACAAGAAAATATTTGCCGAAGCAGATGTCATTGTCTCACCAACAACGGG CGTGACAGCATATCCGATTCAAGACGATGCCTTGAAGACCGGCGAACTTGACTATATAAATGGAG CCGCACTTGTTCGATATTCCATAGCAGGAAACTTCCTAGGACTTCCTGCTATCACTGTTCCG GTTGGATATGATAAATTGGGTTTGCCAATCGGCCTTCAGTTTATCGGAAGACCTTGGTCTGAAGCAACACTAATCCACTTAGCATTTGCAATGCAG GCCATCTACATGTCAGATTACAGAAAGCCAGAATATTACTATGATATGCTAAGAAGGTAA